The Pleurodeles waltl isolate 20211129_DDA chromosome 7, aPleWal1.hap1.20221129, whole genome shotgun sequence genome contains the following window.
CACTCCCCCTCCCTGTCTTCCTTTTCTTCCAGTATCACTGTTGACCCTCCCTGGTCTTCCTTTTCTTCCAGTATCACAAGTCACACCCTCTCTCTGGTCTTCCTTTTCTTCCAGTATCACAAGTCACACTtccttcctggtcttcatcttcttccCAGTTTCAAAAGTCACTCTTCTTCAAGTTTTGCAAGTCACATTCCCTCTCCCTGGTTTTCCTTTCCTTTGAGTGTCACAAATTACTCTCCCTCTCTGGTCTTCCTTTTCTTTCAGTATTCCAAGTCACACTCCTTCCCTGGTCTTCCCTTTCTTCCATTGTAACAAGTCATACTCCTCCCAAGGTCTTCCTTTTGTTTCAGTATCACAAGTAACACTCCCTCCTGGGTCTTCCTTTTCTTCCAGTATCACAAATCACTCTCAATCCCTGGTCTACCTTTTCTTGCAGTATCACAAGTCACACTCCTTCCCTGGTCTTCCTTTTCTTCCACCATAACAAGTCATACTCCTTCCAAGATCTCCCTTTTCTTTCAGTATCACAAGTTGTGCTCCCTCcccattctttctttttttccagtaTCATCAGCCACTTCCTCCCACTAGTTCTGCTACTCTTCAAGTATCACTAGTCATACTCCATGGTCTTCCTTTTCTTCCAGCATCACAAGTCACTCCCCCTCCCTGGTCTTTCTCTTCTTCCAGTATCACAAGTTGCACCCTCTCCCTGGTCTTGCTTTTCTTCAATATCAAAAGTCACTTCTTTTTTTCCAGTATCACAGTTCACTCCTTCTCCCTGGTCTTCGTTTTCTTCCAGTTTCAcaagtcacacctcctccctggtcTTTGAATTCTTCCAGTATCACAAGTAGCACTCCCCACCATCTTCCTTTTCTTCCAGTATCACAAGTCACACTCCCGCTCCCTGGTCTTCCTTTTCTTTCAGTATACCAAGTCATACTCCCTTGCTGTTTTGCCTTTACTTCCATTTTCTCAAGTCACCCTCCCGGTCTTCCTTTTCTTCCAGTACCACAAGCCACATTCCCTCCCTGATCTTCCTTTCCTTCCAGTATCACTCACGCTCCCTCTCTTGTCTTACTTTCCTTCCAGTATCACAAGTCACGCTCCCTCCCTGGTCTTACTTTCCTTCCAGTCTCACAAGTCACGCTCCCTCCCTTGTCTTCCTTTCCTTCCAGTATCACTCACGCTCCCTCCCTTGTCTTCCTTTCCTTCCAGTATCACAAGTCACGCTCCCTCCCTGTTCTTCCTTTTGTTCATGGATGACACTCCCCATTTGTCAGATTCCTCACTGATCAGACTCCACATTGgtcagactccttattgtcaggctCCTTATTGGTGTTCAGATTTTTCTTAGTATCAAAGATTACACCCCTCACTTCTATTCCTTTCCTTTTCAGTATCAGGTTTCTCATTGGTCAGACTCCTGATTGGTCAGACACACCATTGGTCAAACTACTCATTAGTCAGGCACCGCATTGATCAAACTTCTCCCTGGTGCTCAATTGTCTCCTGGTATACAGGCTACTCactggtcttcttttcttccagtatCACAGGTCGTACCCAGTCGTGAACCATGAACCCTTGTGTGGCTGTCACTGCTTTGCTGCTCCTTGGATTCTGCACTGGTAACTACAGCTTTATCAAAGATTCTCCCGCAAAGTTTATAAAAGATTCTCCCGCAAAGCTGCTTCCATATAACACACATCTATGCATCAGTGTTTCTTGTCCCCCATCCGACAGACAGCCATGTCTCACATTGTTTTCCCCGctctctccctctcgctctctTTCCCTGCTGTtacacctggccctctctgcaaggtcaccccatcacctttgacctccactttttgctgattctgtttttgttggctttaggactctgggcacttcaccactgctaaccagtggtaaagtgtttgtgttctctgCTCTAAACACGGtaggattggcttatacccaatttgcatatttaatttaaatataattccctagtaaagtgcagtagaggtgcccagggcctttaagtcTAAagatactagtgggtctgcaggactgattgtgtcaccctcatgagtagccctgtaaacatgtttcagacctgtcactgcagggcctgcgtgtgcagttttaaactgtcatttccacctgaaaaaaataaaccttttgcttggcccacattattttttaatacatatgtcacctctatggtaggccctggacagctcaaggctgggtgccatgtatttaaaacGTAGGGTATGTACTTTAAGATTTCCATGTCTAGAAGtgtaaaactcttacatttgtttttcacttctgtgaggcctatctctcccacaggctaACACTGGAgtttccttattatattttataagtataatttccaaatgggaaaagataactggttcatgtttggtgtctctagaaacctaatttaaaatactaacttatgattaagttggattttaaattaaaattctgaaactgccacttttagaaagttggcattttcttgccttagccacttGGTATCTGGAGCCTGTCTCTGTTTACATGACTGTGAATTGTGAACAgtggggctttgtgtattcctcctagacagccacacacaatgggagcttaggtgtgactgaatagGTCatccctggcaggatgggagggaggagctggccccagcttcaattacacctgaataggctgtgtcctgtcaccacacaaagggtttaatgaccctgcattgtcacttcagacagcttggagccagggaaggcagggaattccatgcacttcaaatacAGTGCCCAAAAGGTTTTCCTTTCCAGGACCAGGCcaccagggtataaaagaaggacctcaggcaCCGTCATTTCagcacactcctggacctgtggactctctgGCAGAAAGAAGGGCTGCGGTGCTGCTacaagtactgccactctgctgcaccgAAGGAACTGCTGGCCTGCTGCGCTGACCCGCTGCCTCCTGCCCTATTGCCTGGCGAAGaagcactggacctgcaactccCTCTTGAGCCCACAACCCCAGGGCTAGTTGCTGGACTCCTGGTCTGACTTTCAATGACATAAAAGGCTCCTCAAACAGCTCCCAACTGCAATGATTTCCTGAGCCTCGAGAGctacccctcaggtcctggacccttggtgtggctcttgaGCTCTTGCAAGCTTTGTGGTCTTTGCGACTGTGAAAGAGTCCAGTTCCCACCGGAGCTGCACCATTTAACCCAAAAACCAGCGTGAGTCACGCAAGCCGGTCACTTCACACAGCAGCAGTGTCAGCACACGGGGATCTCCAGCTTGAAGCTCCAGCCTGTCCGCGACGCCCGTCCTGTCTGCGACGCCCGGCTTGTCCGCGACGCTTGGCCTGTCCGCGACGCCCGGCCTGCCCTTTGCGTCTTGCTTCTCAGGACTCTCACCAACACAAACGGGTCTCTTGACTCAaaccttgagaaggtaaaacttcagtggcaCTAATCTCCACTCCATCTCAGTCGCCTGAACTTTGGACTTTTACCGGCCAACATGACCAGATTGCCATGGTTGGCGTTTTATACTTTTAGGCACTATATTACAGttcattcttaaaaaattcataactcctcttctacttattggatttttgccattttggtcttaagTTATTTACTAAATGTTGCCCTActattctaacctggtgtgggatacttttgtgtggtgtattcactgctttattgtatgaagtgttgcacaaaaactttacacattcctttaaattaagcctgtgcgctctgtgtcaagctaccagggggtgagcacaggttaatttggggttcacttgtgcctcaccctggcaaggattgtggttgctgcctgtccAGGGCTCATAGCCCAGCAAACCAGGAGCCCAGTTTCTAACAGCTCAAAACAGTGCACATCACTCCCGGTTTCTCACACTCTCTCCCTCCCCTGTCTCCCATGAGATCCTCCTGAATGAGGGTAGTCCCTAGGCAGGTTTGGCCTTCTCTAccctctcctctttcctctctcccCAGCGCCTTCctcttgtgtatattactcactCCCCCATTTCCTCCTCTCTCTTTCCAGGGACAGAGAGTTACCGCATCCAGAAGAGGGAGGAGCCGGTGGGGTACCTGGAGCAGGTGCAGGGCCTGCTGGCCTCCTCTTGGGAAACCATCAGCTCCGGGGCCCAGGGTCTGCTGGACAAGGTCAAAGAGGCCAGCGTGGAGCAACAACTGATGTGAGTACAAACCCTGGCTCTGTCCCTCATCCTGACCCACTGCTGTCCTGGCTCTCCACTGCCCTGCCCACTGATGTCCTGGCTCTCCACTGCCCTGACCCACTGCTGTCCTGCCTCTACCCCTCTCCTGACCCACTGCTGTCCTGGCTCTCCACTAACCTGACCCACTGCTGTCCTGGCTCAATCCCTCTCCTCACCCACTGCTGTCCTGGCTCTCCACTGTCCTGCTTCTACCTCTCACATGACCCACTGCTGACCTGGCTCTCCACTGCCCTGACCCACTGCTGTCCTGGCTCTCCACTGCCCTGACCCACTGCTGTACTGGCTCAACCCCTCTCCTGACCCACTGCTGTCCTGGCTCAACCCCTCTCCTGACCCACTGCTGTCCTGGCTCTCCACTGCCCTGGTTctacccctcacatgacccactgcTGACCTGGCTCTCCACTGCCCTGACCCACTGCTGTCCTGGCTCTGtccctcacctgacccactgcTGTCCTGGCTCTCCACTGCCCTGACCCACTGCTGTCCTGGCTCTCCACTGCCCTGACCCACTGCTTTCCTGGCTCTACACCTCTCCCGACCCACCGCTGTCCTGGCTCTCCACTGCCCTGACCCACTGCTGTCCTGGCTTTCCACTGCCCTGACCCACTGCTGTCCTGGCTCTCCACTGCCCTGGCCCACTGCTGTCCTAGCTCTTCACTCCCTGGCTCTAtccctcacctgacccactgcTGTCCTGGCTCAACCCCTCTCCTGACCCACTGCTGTCCTGACTCTACCCCTCTACTATCCCACTGCTGTCCTGGCTCTCCACTGCCCTGACCCACTGTTGTCCTGGCTCAACCCCTCTACTATCCTACTGCTGTCCTGGCTCTCCACTGCCCTGAACCACTGCTGTCCTGGCTCTCCACTGCCCTGACCCACTGTTGTCCTGGCTCACCCCTCTCCTGACCCACTGCTGTCCTGGCTCTTCACTGCCCTGACCCACTGCTGTCCTGGCTCTCCACTGCCCTGACCCACTGCTGTCCTGGCTCTACCCCTCTTCTGACCCTCTGCTGTCCTAGCTCTTCACTGTCCTGGCTCTACCTCTCAAATGACCCACTGCTGTCCTAGCTCTTCACTGCCCTGGCTCTACCCCTCACATGATCCTGCTGCTGTGACTCTACACCTCTACTGTCCTACTGGTGTCCTGGCTCTGTCCATCAACCTGACCCACTGCTGTCCTGGCTCGACCCCTCTCCCGAACCACTGCTGTCCTGGCTCTCCACTGCCCTGACCCACTGCTGTCCTGGCTCTCCACTGCCCTGACCCACTGCTGTCCTGGCTCTCCACTGCCCTGACCCACTGCTGTCCTAGCTCTCCACTGCCCTGACCCACTGCTGTCCTGGCTCTACACCTCTCCCGACCCACCGCTGTCCTGGCTCTCCACTGCCCTGACCCACTGCTGTCCTGCCTCTACACCTCTCCCGACCCACCGCTGTCCTGGCTCTCCACTGCCCTGACCCACTGCTGTCCTGGCTCTACACCTCTCCTTACCCACTGCTGTCCTGGCTCTTCACTGTCCTGACCCACTGCTGTCCTGGCTCTCCACTGCCCTGACCCACTGCTGTCCTGCCTCTAGCCCTCTCCTTACCCACTGCTGTCCTGGCTCTCCACTGCCCTGACCCACTGCTGTCCAGACTCTACACCTCTACTATCCCACTGCTGTCCTGGCTCTTCACTGCCCTGACCCACTGTGGCCTGACTCTCCACTGCCCTGACCCACTGCTGTCCTAGCTCTTCACTGTCCTGACCCACTGCTGTCCTGGCTCTCCACTGCCCTGACCCACTGCTGTCCTAGCTCTTCACTGTCCTGACCCACTGCTGTCCTGGCTCTCCACTGCCCTGACCCACTGCTGTCCTGGCTCTCCGCTGCCCTGACCCACTGCTGTCTTGGCTCTACCCCTCTCCTGGCCACTGCTGTCCTGGCTCTTCACTGCCCTGGCTCTACCCCTCACATGACCCTCTGCTGTCCTGACTCTACCCCTCTGCTGTCCTACTGCTGT
Protein-coding sequences here:
- the APOC2 gene encoding apolipoprotein C-II, which encodes MNPCVAVTALLLLGFCTGTESYRIQKREEPVGYLEQVQGLLASSWETISSGAQGLLDKVKEASVEQQLMELYNKGSSAVGTYTNILSDQIYHMWQG